In Deinococcus maricopensis DSM 21211, one genomic interval encodes:
- a CDS encoding ComEC/Rec2 family competence protein → MVRFSLLLAVTLVALSACTPKKGDQADAGASSAGTRTKPDRPSGTLTLRFLDVGQGDAVLVTTSDGKTMLYDGGRSTTRMRAHLQAFGVHQVDLMVASHADFDHIAGLEAVAKDAKVRYFVNSGLAGTTDTWRRLVDALQAQKTTFVKASARTFTLGDATVQILPPPAGMPDDQNLNSVGVLVKFGAFRALMTGDSETAETKAWLAAGALDGLGPVNVYKSIHHGAANGDNAAWLAAVQPQNVVIGVGKNNYGHPTRTALNLYKSVGAKVYRTDRNGTVTVTVQADGSFELQPERP, encoded by the coding sequence ATGGTGCGCTTCTCCCTTCTGCTTGCCGTGACGCTCGTGGCGCTCAGCGCCTGCACCCCCAAGAAAGGCGACCAGGCAGACGCGGGGGCCAGCAGCGCCGGCACCCGCACGAAGCCGGACCGCCCGTCGGGGACGCTCACCCTGCGCTTCCTGGATGTCGGGCAGGGTGACGCCGTGCTCGTCACGACCAGCGACGGCAAGACGATGCTGTACGACGGGGGGCGCAGCACCACGCGCATGCGCGCGCACCTGCAGGCGTTCGGGGTGCATCAGGTGGACCTGATGGTCGCGTCGCACGCGGACTTCGACCACATCGCGGGCCTGGAAGCCGTCGCGAAGGACGCGAAAGTGCGCTACTTCGTGAACAGCGGCCTGGCGGGCACCACCGACACGTGGCGGCGCCTCGTGGACGCCCTGCAAGCGCAGAAGACGACGTTCGTGAAGGCGTCCGCGCGGACGTTCACGCTGGGCGACGCGACCGTGCAGATCCTGCCGCCGCCCGCCGGGATGCCGGACGACCAGAACCTGAATTCGGTGGGGGTGCTGGTGAAGTTCGGGGCGTTCCGCGCGCTGATGACCGGCGACAGCGAAACGGCCGAGACGAAAGCGTGGCTGGCCGCGGGCGCACTGGACGGCCTGGGCCCCGTGAACGTGTACAAGAGTATCCACCACGGCGCCGCGAACGGCGACAACGCCGCGTGGCTCGCGGCAGTGCAGCCCCAGAACGTCGTGATCGGCGTCGGGAAGAACAACTACGGGCACCCGACGCGCACCGCCCTGAACCTGTACAAGAGCGTGGGCGCGAAGGTGTACCGCACGGACCGCAACGGCACGGTGACCGTGACCGTGCAGGCGGACGGGTCGTTCGAGCTTCAGCCGGAACGGCCCTGA
- a CDS encoding MarR family winged helix-turn-helix transcriptional regulator, giving the protein MTTRKLPSDTPSQHLEDQLCLDLYVASRAIIGAYRPYLHPHDLTYPQYLVLLTLWDHGPQSLKALSARLTLDAGTLSPLLKRLEGRGYITRARAPHDDRALAITLTPTGEALKATLADVPHQVACMTGLSPRQWRDLRVALQALTVSLGTTDNAPPDDPQ; this is encoded by the coding sequence ATGACCACCCGCAAACTGCCGTCCGACACCCCCAGCCAGCACCTCGAGGACCAGCTGTGCCTCGACCTGTACGTCGCGTCCCGCGCCATCATCGGCGCGTACCGCCCCTACCTCCACCCGCACGACCTCACGTACCCGCAGTACCTCGTGCTCCTCACCCTGTGGGACCACGGCCCGCAAAGCCTGAAGGCCCTGAGCGCCCGCCTCACCCTCGACGCCGGCACCCTCAGCCCGCTGCTCAAACGCCTCGAAGGCCGCGGGTACATCACCCGGGCCCGCGCGCCCCACGACGACCGCGCCCTCGCCATCACCCTCACGCCCACTGGCGAGGCCCTCAAGGCCACGCTCGCCGACGTCCCCCATCAGGTCGCGTGCATGACCGGCCTCAGCCCCCGCCAGTGGCGCGACCTGCGCGTCGCGCTGCAGGCCCTCACCGTCAGCCTCGGCACGACCGACAACGCCCCCCCCGACGACCCGCAGTAA
- a CDS encoding primosomal protein N', with protein sequence MSDGALPSPAWLVVVPLPIPAYAFAPPHGHGGPAPVGARVLVPWQGKLQVGVVVGADDASGHRLREVVAVLDGGRPWVNAGFVAALQEHAQLARTPLGLLWCDFVGVGWEARVTHRVRAVPDADLSPFGRRVPTAAWTDAGAFDEALLDAIRAQGLLDETFEPRARTVTAYRARDVAHVDVRHRVTGGFAARDAGPGKLTPKQEAAWAWLRAHGPAEGAGAWADSAGVSASVVNAVVERGWAEVVEVPLPPPPAWVWLQAHGPALSQRAWADGAGASVSSIASLLARGWAESVDVPAPPPPLPAPGARGPRPTPDDLPEAPVWRLHGGRALDRHRRLAARIRRLLGVGRGVLIVGPDHASVRRAWEDLSGLAAETDTRAVLVSGQLNDDAREYTWQLVQSGLARLVIGTHHALSAPLADVALTVVLEEASDAHKLLSGSHAFVPDVAARAARAAGGVLALVGTVPAVESLPVEGVVLPPPRARVHVVDYANPPEQPSMGPLSGVHLKPGDLGYPISHDLARVLRQVAERGRAAALLAPRRGYAALVNCPNCDHTPQCRNCDVPLRFHRERRRLECHQCGYGEPMHDRCEKCGEQLWRTRGPGTEWIAQEVRRLLPDFPIYRFDKEVQDDLTALRAGAPGVVVGTQALLGTEAPADLAVVGVTLADTWLNVSDFRASERYHRLLRQLLVWHPERAPLLVVQTFQAKHPALLSVLDAQSADHYPRQEYGLRQTLKYPPHSVMAQLEITSRDQARADAAARAVAAALLGSGARPEELIGPAPGAVARVKGAYPYQLLLRAGSEARLAELLGRLERPSGARFRVDVNPRGGL encoded by the coding sequence ATGTCCGACGGTGCCCTCCCCTCCCCCGCCTGGCTGGTGGTGGTGCCGCTCCCCATCCCGGCGTACGCGTTTGCGCCGCCGCACGGGCACGGCGGCCCCGCGCCGGTGGGCGCGCGGGTGCTGGTGCCGTGGCAGGGGAAACTGCAGGTCGGTGTGGTCGTCGGCGCGGACGACGCGAGCGGGCACCGCCTGCGTGAGGTTGTGGCCGTGCTGGACGGCGGGCGCCCCTGGGTGAATGCCGGGTTCGTGGCGGCACTGCAGGAGCACGCGCAGCTCGCGCGCACGCCGCTCGGGCTGCTGTGGTGCGACTTCGTGGGGGTCGGCTGGGAGGCGCGCGTCACGCACCGCGTGCGGGCCGTGCCGGACGCGGACCTCAGCCCGTTCGGGCGGCGCGTGCCCACCGCCGCCTGGACGGACGCGGGCGCTTTCGATGAAGCGCTGCTGGACGCCATTCGTGCGCAGGGCCTGTTGGACGAGACGTTCGAGCCGCGTGCGCGGACGGTCACGGCGTACCGCGCGCGTGACGTGGCGCACGTGGACGTCCGTCACCGCGTGACCGGTGGGTTCGCGGCGCGCGACGCGGGCCCGGGGAAGCTCACGCCGAAGCAGGAGGCGGCGTGGGCGTGGCTACGCGCGCACGGTCCAGCAGAGGGCGCGGGCGCCTGGGCGGACAGTGCGGGCGTGAGTGCGTCGGTCGTGAATGCCGTCGTGGAGCGGGGCTGGGCCGAAGTGGTGGAGGTGCCGCTGCCGCCGCCGCCCGCGTGGGTGTGGTTGCAGGCGCACGGTCCGGCGTTGAGCCAGCGCGCCTGGGCGGACGGCGCGGGCGCGAGCGTGAGCAGCATCGCGTCGCTGCTCGCGCGCGGCTGGGCGGAGAGCGTGGACGTGCCGGCGCCGCCGCCGCCGCTGCCCGCGCCGGGCGCGCGCGGCCCGCGCCCCACCCCGGATGACCTGCCGGAAGCCCCGGTGTGGCGCCTGCACGGCGGCCGCGCGCTGGACCGGCACCGGCGGCTCGCGGCGCGCATCCGGCGCTTGCTGGGCGTGGGTCGCGGCGTCCTCATTGTCGGTCCGGATCACGCGAGCGTGCGGCGCGCGTGGGAGGACCTGTCTGGCCTCGCGGCCGAGACGGACACGCGCGCGGTGCTGGTGAGCGGGCAGTTGAACGACGACGCGCGCGAGTACACCTGGCAGCTCGTGCAGTCCGGCCTGGCCCGCCTGGTGATCGGCACGCACCACGCGCTGTCGGCGCCCCTCGCGGACGTCGCCCTCACGGTCGTGCTGGAAGAGGCCAGCGACGCGCACAAGCTGCTGAGCGGCTCGCACGCGTTCGTGCCGGACGTCGCGGCGCGCGCGGCGCGCGCCGCGGGGGGTGTGCTCGCCCTGGTCGGGACGGTGCCGGCCGTGGAGAGCCTGCCGGTGGAGGGCGTGGTGCTGCCGCCGCCGCGCGCGCGCGTGCACGTCGTGGATTACGCGAACCCGCCGGAGCAGCCGAGCATGGGGCCGCTGAGCGGCGTGCACCTCAAGCCCGGCGATCTCGGGTACCCGATCTCGCATGATCTCGCGCGGGTGCTGCGGCAGGTGGCGGAGCGCGGGCGGGCGGCGGCGCTGCTCGCGCCTCGGCGCGGGTACGCGGCGCTCGTGAACTGCCCGAACTGCGACCACACGCCGCAGTGCCGGAACTGCGACGTGCCGCTGCGCTTTCACCGTGAGCGGCGGCGCCTGGAGTGCCATCAGTGCGGGTACGGCGAGCCGATGCATGACCGCTGCGAGAAGTGCGGGGAGCAGCTGTGGCGCACGCGCGGGCCCGGCACGGAGTGGATTGCGCAGGAGGTGCGGCGGCTGCTGCCGGACTTCCCGATCTACCGTTTCGACAAGGAGGTGCAGGACGACCTGACGGCGCTGCGCGCGGGCGCGCCGGGCGTGGTCGTGGGCACGCAGGCGTTGCTGGGCACGGAGGCGCCCGCGGACCTCGCGGTGGTCGGGGTGACGCTCGCGGACACGTGGCTGAACGTGTCGGACTTCCGCGCGTCGGAGCGGTACCACCGGCTGCTGCGGCAGCTGCTCGTGTGGCACCCGGAGCGGGCGCCGCTGCTGGTCGTGCAGACGTTCCAGGCGAAGCACCCGGCGCTGCTGAGCGTGCTGGACGCGCAGAGCGCCGACCATTACCCCCGGCAGGAGTACGGGTTGCGGCAGACCCTGAAGTACCCGCCGCACTCCGTGATGGCGCAGCTGGAGATCACGTCGCGGGATCAGGCGCGGGCGGACGCGGCGGCGCGAGCGGTGGCGGCGGCGCTGTTGGGGAGCGGCGCGCGGCCGGAGGAGCTGATCGGGCCGGCGCCGGGCGCGGTGGCGCGCGTGAAGGGCGCGTACCCGTATCAGCTGCTGCTGCGGGCGGGCAGCGAGGCGCGCCTCGCGGAGCTGCTGGGGCGGTTGGAGCGGCCGAGCGGCGCGCGGTTCCGGGTGGACGTGAATCCGCGCGGGGGCCTCTGA
- a CDS encoding catalase, translating into MSDQNNPRILTTRQGHPVTDNQNNRTVGRRGPTTLENYHFLEKITHFDRERIPERVVHARGAGAHGYFEAYGTVGDEPVSTYTRAKLFQENGKRTPVFVRFSSVIHGGHSPETLRDPRGFAVKFYTEDGNWDLVGNNLKVFFIRDAMKFPDMVHAFKPDPITNVQHMGRFFDFVSNTPEAMHMITFLFSPWGIPANYREMQGSGVNTYKWVNKDGVGVLVKYHWEPKQGIRNLTQAEAEQIQSKNFNHATQDLYLAIERGDFPEWELCVQIMEDGEHPELDFDPLDPTKLWPEDQFPFLPVGRMVLDRNVTDYHAETEQVAFGTGVLVDGLDFSDDKLLQGRTFSYSDTQRYRVGSNYLQLPINAPKTRVATHQRGGQMAYHVDQTGTNPHVNYEPSSLGGLHEAQPAGVEHQPEVSGRLVRQKIEKTNDFGQAGERYRLFSDFERDELIANLVSGLGDAEPHIQERMVYLLSQCDADYGRRVAEGLKLDVDTIKAKQEAAVQQAETQGHEAQPY; encoded by the coding sequence ATGAGCGACCAGAACAACCCCCGCATCCTCACCACCCGCCAGGGCCACCCCGTCACCGACAACCAGAACAACCGCACCGTCGGCCGCCGCGGCCCCACCACCCTCGAGAACTACCACTTCCTCGAGAAGATCACGCACTTCGACCGCGAACGCATCCCCGAACGCGTCGTCCACGCCCGCGGCGCCGGCGCCCACGGGTACTTCGAAGCGTACGGCACCGTCGGCGACGAACCCGTCAGCACGTACACCCGCGCGAAACTCTTCCAGGAGAACGGCAAACGCACGCCCGTGTTCGTCCGCTTCTCCAGCGTCATCCACGGCGGCCACTCGCCCGAAACGCTCCGCGACCCGCGCGGCTTCGCCGTGAAGTTCTACACCGAAGACGGCAACTGGGACCTCGTGGGCAACAACCTCAAGGTGTTCTTCATCCGCGACGCCATGAAGTTCCCCGACATGGTGCACGCCTTCAAACCCGACCCGATCACCAACGTGCAGCACATGGGCCGCTTCTTCGACTTCGTCAGCAACACCCCCGAAGCGATGCACATGATCACCTTCCTGTTCAGCCCCTGGGGCATCCCCGCTAACTACCGCGAGATGCAGGGCAGCGGCGTGAACACCTACAAATGGGTCAACAAGGACGGCGTCGGCGTCCTCGTGAAGTACCACTGGGAACCCAAGCAGGGCATCCGCAACCTCACCCAGGCCGAAGCGGAACAGATTCAGAGCAAGAACTTCAACCACGCCACGCAGGACCTGTACCTCGCCATCGAACGCGGCGACTTCCCCGAATGGGAACTGTGCGTGCAGATCATGGAGGACGGCGAGCATCCCGAACTCGACTTCGACCCGCTCGACCCCACCAAACTCTGGCCGGAAGACCAGTTCCCGTTCCTGCCGGTCGGCCGCATGGTCCTCGACCGCAACGTCACCGACTACCACGCAGAAACCGAACAGGTCGCGTTCGGCACGGGCGTCCTCGTGGACGGCCTCGACTTCAGCGACGACAAGCTCCTGCAGGGCCGCACCTTCTCGTACAGCGACACGCAGCGCTACCGCGTGGGCAGCAACTACCTGCAGCTCCCCATCAACGCGCCCAAAACGCGCGTCGCCACCCACCAGCGCGGCGGGCAGATGGCGTACCACGTCGACCAGACCGGCACGAACCCGCACGTGAACTACGAACCGTCCTCGCTCGGCGGCCTGCACGAAGCGCAGCCGGCCGGCGTGGAACACCAGCCGGAAGTCAGCGGCCGCCTCGTGCGCCAGAAGATCGAGAAGACCAACGACTTCGGGCAGGCGGGCGAACGCTACCGCCTGTTCAGCGACTTCGAACGCGACGAGCTCATCGCGAACCTCGTGAGCGGCCTCGGCGACGCCGAACCGCACATCCAGGAACGCATGGTGTACCTGCTGTCGCAGTGCGACGCCGACTACGGCCGCCGCGTCGCCGAAGGCCTCAAGCTCGACGTGGACACCATCAAGGCCAAGCAGGAAGCGGCCGTGCAGCAGGCCGAAACGCAGGGCCACGAAGCCCAGCCGTACTGA
- a CDS encoding OsmC family protein has product MANIHRKANAQWTGDLKSGSGTITTPSGVLQAAPYSFRTRFEDQPGTNPEELIAAAHAGCFTMAFSNVLKTAGYEPRDLATEATLGMSMDGGPKLTTMHLVVRGKADGLDQTQFQALAEQAEQGCPVSGALRGNLQITVEATLE; this is encoded by the coding sequence ATGGCGAACATCCACCGAAAAGCCAACGCGCAATGGACCGGCGACCTCAAGAGCGGCAGCGGCACCATCACCACCCCCAGCGGCGTCCTGCAGGCCGCACCCTACAGCTTCCGCACCCGCTTCGAGGACCAGCCCGGCACTAACCCCGAGGAACTCATCGCCGCCGCGCACGCCGGCTGCTTCACCATGGCGTTCAGCAACGTCCTCAAAACCGCCGGGTACGAACCGCGCGACCTCGCCACCGAAGCGACCCTCGGCATGAGCATGGACGGCGGCCCGAAACTCACCACCATGCACCTCGTCGTCCGCGGCAAAGCCGACGGCCTCGACCAGACGCAATTCCAGGCGCTCGCCGAACAGGCCGAGCAGGGCTGCCCCGTGTCCGGCGCGCTGCGCGGCAACCTTCAGATCACCGTCGAAGCCACCCTCGAGTAA